DNA from Arthrobacter sp. SLBN-112:
CAGCTCAGCCGCGGAATCCACGACGCGATCCTTGCCGAGTACGGCATTCCGGAGCGGGACTACTTCCACATTCTGACCGAGCACCCGCAGGGCCAGATCTTCGCCCAGGATGCCGGATTGGGGTTTGAGCGCACCGGGGGTGTTGTCATGATCCAGATCTTCACCCAGGGCGGGCGTTCGCAGGAGGCTAAGCAGCGGCTCTTCGCGGCGGTGGCCGAAAAGCTTGCGGCGGTTGGCGTGGCCGGGGAGGACGTCTTCATTGGCTATGTCGAAAACACCGCCGGTGACTGGTCCTTCGGCTTTGGCCGCGCCCAGTACGTGACGGGCGAATTGGCCGTTCCGAGGAAGTAGGAGAAGCGCCCATTCATTGGGGGGTGGGCGTATCGCAAATCTCGTTGTAAGTATGTCAGTACAAACTTTTGACAGGACATTCGATCTAGGGCAAAGTAGTGCCTGTGGCCCACACCACGGCCTGCCAGTCCCGGAACTCCTGCCCTCAAAGGATTCGAGTTCCACACCAGAAAGGTCCACGATTCACGTGACCCACGAACTTCTTACGATCGGGCGCATCAGCGTTGATATCTACCCGAACGACATCGGGGTTGGCCTGGAGGACGTTAATTCCTTCGGCAAATACCTTGGCGGTTCGCCCTCCAACGTCGCCGTTGCAGCAGCCCGACACGGACGCCGCACCGGCGTCATCACCCGCACCGGGGATGATCCGTTCGGCACCTACCTGCACCGCGAACTGCACAAGTTCAACGTCGATGACACCTACGTCACGCCGGTCAAGGACTGGCCCACCGCGGTGACCTTCTGCGCCATCAAGCCAGCCACGGACGAGTTTCCGCTGTACTTCTACGGCCGGTTCCCCACCGCGCCGGACCTGCAGATCGAGGCCGGGGAACTGGACCTCGACGCCATCCGCGGAGCCGGGATCTTCTGGTCCACCGTCACGGGCCTGTGCCAGGAACCCTCCCGCAGCGCCCACATCGCCGCCCACCAGGCCCGTCCCCGCACCGGCCTGGCCGAGGGGCAGTTCACTATCCTGGACCTGGACTACCGGCCCATGTTCTGGGCATCGGAAGAGGAGGCCCGCGCCGAGGTCGCCAAGATCCTGCCGCACGTTACCGTTGCCATCGGCAACGACAAGGAATGCGCCGTGGCCGTAGGCGAAGGCACCCCGGATGAGCAGGCAGACCAGCTCCTGGCAGCCGGCGTGGAAATCGCCGTCGTCAAGCTTGGCGCGGAAGGCGTGATGGCCAAGACCCGCACCGAACGCGTGGTCTCCGCTCCCGTCCCGGTGGAAACCCTGAACGGCCTGGGGGCCGGCGACTCCTTCGGCGGCGCCTTCTGCCACGGGCTGCTGTCGGGGTGGCCGCTGGCACAGGTCCTGGACTACGCCAACGCCGCCGGCGCCATTGTGGCTTCCCGCCTTTCCTGCGCCGATGCCATGCCGACGCCGGATGAGGTCA
Protein-coding regions in this window:
- the iolC gene encoding 5-dehydro-2-deoxygluconokinase; translated protein: MTHELLTIGRISVDIYPNDIGVGLEDVNSFGKYLGGSPSNVAVAAARHGRRTGVITRTGDDPFGTYLHRELHKFNVDDTYVTPVKDWPTAVTFCAIKPATDEFPLYFYGRFPTAPDLQIEAGELDLDAIRGAGIFWSTVTGLCQEPSRSAHIAAHQARPRTGLAEGQFTILDLDYRPMFWASEEEARAEVAKILPHVTVAIGNDKECAVAVGEGTPDEQADQLLAAGVEIAVVKLGAEGVMAKTRTERVVSAPVPVETLNGLGAGDSFGGAFCHGLLSGWPLAQVLDYANAAGAIVASRLSCADAMPTPDEVTSLLAERGRAVPGASIPEGAAL
- a CDS encoding tautomerase family protein, whose amino-acid sequence is MPLVRIDVNEGRSAEALQQLSRGIHDAILAEYGIPERDYFHILTEHPQGQIFAQDAGLGFERTGGVVMIQIFTQGGRSQEAKQRLFAAVAEKLAAVGVAGEDVFIGYVENTAGDWSFGFGRAQYVTGELAVPRK